A stretch of DNA from Triticum dicoccoides isolate Atlit2015 ecotype Zavitan chromosome 2A, WEW_v2.0, whole genome shotgun sequence:
tcacccctataaatgcatgcatgcacactctatccctatgagcacctccaagtGAGTGAGCCGGCACATcattttgagattgacgaagttGCCATAGACACCTTCCTAATCAATGAGAACGTCTCCTCCACTGAACACACATCGTCGGAAGGCCTAGGAAAATACGAGCACCAATGTCAAGTCTAGGAGTTGAACTCTGATggactggggataccactgtcttcttaaccatccaaccataggtcGGTCGCACGGACTTGCGTTTCTAACAGTGTGTTCATAGTGACCAGTTGTCGTATTTTGAAAATATGTCATTGTGCTTTGATTTTAACATTACAGCATCTTGTTTGTTGCAAGAAAATTGTACTGGAGATAATTTGGAATACTATGTTCCATTAAAAAAATCACAGATCATTGGCTGATCATACTCCAATTAGTATTTTGTGTTTCAAAATATGTGTGCCCTTAGAACAAGTATTATGATTATTTATgctccaaatatatatatatatatatatatatatatatatatatatatatatattaggaagTACTTCGTCCATTTTAAAAATATGGTTTGTATTAAAAAAAGTTTGATCAAGTTTGTCGATAATAAGGTTGTCATCCACAATATCAAACAAATACATAATGGATATTTCATGATAGATCTACTGATATTGTCGATGTTGATTTTTTCTATATGAACTTTATTAAACTTAGAATTATACAACATATATTGGGAAGCGAAGGTAGCGCAATATGAAGTACTCCTACTCCACTATTATCATGATCGTTACATGTTAACCAACTATATAGGTACTGCATGTCCTATGATTTAGCGCCTCCCATTAATtgctatgatatactccctctgttcctttatgtaaggtgtattattttcggcGAGGTGACCAAGGCAGATAATTATAAATTTGTTAGGACTAAACTACCCTTGCCAAATTTAttggttagtggcaagtaaatcagttAGTCAAGAAAAGTAAGACATACATGCAATCGAGAGAAATACTTTACTTATTTTACTACAAGGAGAGATGCACGCAATCaggagagagatactttcctttcTTTCCTGAGGGCTGAAAAGAGAATTATGAGGAATTAGAACAAATGCATCTTACATTgtgaaattttatcaaaaaacaaatacaccttatataaaggaacggaagAAATAACAATTAGATCTACATACACCATATCTAAATAGAATGGAAATTCAAAAGAAAAGGAGTTGGGATTTTATTGGATGAACCTTTGAAGAACACCCGCAAAAAAAACATTTAAAGAAGACGCAGGACAGAGGAAACAAAGGCTATACTACATTGGAACCATCCCAAGTCCATATCGAGATGTTTCATGGTGACACTGCACTATCATCATGGAGGAGGAAGCTGCACACATCTCAACCAAGTATCCATATGCAAAAAACACCGGAGCGTGGGCTGGGTCAGCTAGGTGACGTACGATATCGACACTTCCGTAGGCAGTTAGGCATGATAGCACTAAGACTAACAGGATGTGATAGTACTtccttcgtttttatttactctacatattagagttgactgaagtcaaactttgtaaagtttgaccaagtttataaaaaacaatatagacatttatcataataaatctatacaatgtgaaagtacatttaataataaatctaatgttgttgatttgttattgtatatcttaatatttttgtatataaacttggtcaaagtttgtaaagcttgactttgaccaaagctaatatgcgaattaaataaaaacggagggagtaccaaagtAGGATGAAGTTGCACAGGAGCACCTGCGGGCTCAACCCCCTGATATCTCGCCATTGAATATGCATTGAGATTCACACCACTATATGTATTCATCCTTTTTGTTGCATGTATGTTCTGAATTAGAGATGTATAGCACTGTATTCTCTGCATGCAATGGCCCACTGTACAACACGCTCCTGCTCTAGCCGCCAACATCCAACAACTAAAGCTACATTTACTCAAGCAATGGTCGCATCATGAGTTAATGCATTTCCCATTGATTCCATCTATCCCGTTTCATCTTCCTTCAACTCTTTCGTCTCAAAGTTAAAAGCCATTTCACCAAATCACACATTTCTATGAACTTAACTTTTACGATTCTAATTCATGTGAAATTATCAAATTAGATTTGAGAGATTTTCTAACATATTtcatttgtgtttttcttttttgttGATTGAGAAACTGAGTACATCATGAGAAAATTTTCAGAAACATTTTCTATAATAATCTCAGGTATTATCATGTTCTAAGAAAGCTGGGAATTTAATGTATGTGCTCTAACTCTGGTCCCACCATGCATCTATCACATGAACGTGCTGTAACTGCCAACCTCTGGTCGTACACTTCGTTTACTTCTCACGCGGTAATGTTTCTTCCGCGGCACACTAAACTCCAGCCACAATCATTCATTAGCAGTTTAGTACTACATTCTTATGTCACTGATGAACTAACACTTTATGCCCTATACGCCCCCTAAAAGATCAGGGTCATCTAAAAGAAGAACAAATACTTGTTTCGACATGCTTTAATAGAAAACAGGGTTTAGGACTTACCGTGTTTGGTTTATCTGGGAAACAAACCCGCTCAAAGGAGCTTAACTCGTGTTTGTGTAAGCATTAGCTTCTCACTTAATGGATTTTCCTTTTAAAAGAAAATTATCTAACATAAATTATTCATCTCCATTCAACAGAAATGTGGTGGTAATTGCTACATGCTCATAAAAACTATGGTGGACCGCCCTCACATAACAACTCCCCAACCACCTGGTTGAATTTAATGCACAAGCTCTCTCTTCCTCCCAACGACACAATGATGTTCGCGGAAATGGTCATCTTCCTCCTTCCTCATGCTCATAAAAACGACCATCTTCTTCACCACACCAATCTCGCCACAGTTGTTTCATTCTCAGCTCCACTCGTCCCCTATGCTCGATCCTATCGTTAGATGGTTCTAATTGCCACTGTCGTTGTGTTGTTCGTATGCTGCAATGTCGCCTGAATCTGTTGTCTTCTCACAATCTTACACTGTGCGATGCTCGACCCTAATGTGCACCTGTTAGCGCAACTAGTCCTGGAAACCAGATGTTTTTATATGTAGCTGATATGTCTATAAGATTCAGTAAATAAACTGGGGATCATCCTCTGTCCGCGTGCGTCGGACTAATATTTCCAACTAATATGTAATTTTCCTTCTAATAAGCACCGGATGTGGTTGCTGCGTGTTTGTGAACTTGCACCGCCTCCATTAGTGTTAATCCCAATCGTGTTCAAGCGAATGTTTTGTCGACTCGAATTCTTCTTTATGTATATTTTTTAGACTATAGATGCGACAATGTACTTTTTTACTCATGACAgtgaactttcacatatttttcacTCCCGACACCAGTTTCCTACGGTAACAAACATTCTCCCACGAACAACTTTTACCTACATACACTGTTGTACAATATACAATCAAGGCGACGTGCACAAGTCTTCCATCCAGTCAATGCAGATCAATGTTTGCGGACTTTAGTTGCCGAATTTACTAGGATGTCCCATCTATATTAAATGACGCAgcatatgtacatactgtttgattCTACGCGTCGGTCGTGTATTCACATGTAACAAATCATTTCGTCAAAAATGACACGCATCCCAAGTGGGCAGAGGATCGGTCATGATTTCAGAAGGTTGCGTCGCCGAGTGCTCCTAGTCCACCTCCCAAAGTAGGAGTACTACTTTGGAAAAATTAATTGATTTGACTATTATATCCTATACCTATCCTCTATTGATTATTAGCAGCACAAAAGGATGGCCAAGCCAACAATTTAGCAAGATACTCATACACACATCCATGCACTAATTAGGAGGGATAAAAAACTGATGAAAGGGTGGGCGGAAGAAAAAAAATCGTAAGATAGAACTGATACGACCCAGGTGGTACTAGCTACGTCAAATAGTGATATTGCTGGAATAAAAGTCGGAGATATTTACATGCTAAAGTTCCTTAGATACGACGGTGAGTGTGTGCTGAAAAATGTCGCACGCGGTGCAAGTAATAAGTTCATTGTTATTTGTTTCCAAGTATGCTACTTTGCAGTTCACGTGTCCGAGCAGGAAGCATCAAGAAACCTTGGCTGTTTTACTACGTTCGATGCAATTGAAGGGACTTTTTCATAATATCGTAATAAAGGAAAAATAGATGAACGTGCTGAGTACTACTTCGGTTCGGTACGGCACAAGAATCAGATCGTTCAAAGAATATACTAGGAGATCAAATCAGTTATTTCTTTGGAAGATCTTGACTACCAAAACgtcggacgagacttgcctgctcccccgtcatgtgcccatccgtgctcccgtttACGTGGCTTgaaataaggcccggccccaccccattaaaatcaggggggagatgattagattaaaaAAAACCGTAAAATTAAGTGGAAGCACGGATGGAAGCACAGGGAGGGACCAGGCAAGCCGGATCCCAGAACGTCATGTTTATATCAGGAAGTTTTCTACAGTGGAGATTTTGTGCTTAAAGGCAATTGGATGAGGCCCACCATTAGGACGAGTCCAGGCCCATCTTAGCAACTTATTCTGTTAGTTTCTAGTTTCATTTTCGTCTTCAAAAATTTCAAGTCGGTATTACTTGGTCATGTTATAACGTAATTGTATCACAGAGGCGCGTCAGTGGTGGTGGTGATCTCATCGACCCGATGAATATGGTTCCATCAAGCCTCCCATCTGTTGATGGCTCAATGGCATAGATTCCTACCGACCTCTCTGGTTGGTTGGGCTAGTGGTAGATGAGGGTTTTTTGTCAAAAACAAATATGTAGTTAACTATTATATTTGGAGTATGAACTCTGTTTGTATATTTTTTTTACACAGTAAACTACTAAGGTTTGGCGTGCGAACTTTTGTTTTTCTGTTCCTATACATTGAACTGATATGGTTTACAGTTAACTTTTGTTGTTTCATATAATGAACTGACACCTTGTATNNNNNNNNNNNNNNNNNNNNNNNNNNNNNNNNNNNNNNNNNNNNNNNNNNNNNNNNNNNNNNNNNNNNNNNNNNNNNNNNNNNNNNNNNNNNNNNNNNNNNNNNNNNNNNNNNNNNNNNNNNNNNNNNNNNNNNNNNNNNNNNNNNNNNNNNNNNNNNNNNNNNNNNNNNNNNNNNNNNNNNNNNNNNNNNNNNNNNNNNNNNNNNNNNNNNNNNNNNNNNNNNNNNNNNNNNNNNNNNNNNNNNNNNNNNNNNNNNNNNNNNNNNNNNNNNNNNNNNNNNNNNNNNNNNNNNNNNNNNNNNNNNNNNNNNNNNNNNNNNNNNNNNNNNNNNNNNNNNNNNNNNNNNNNNNNNNNNNNNNNNNNNNNNNNNNNNNNNNNNNNNNNNNNNNNNNNNNNNNNNNNNNNGGAGGGGTCATTGTTGTTTAAAGGGTGAACTTCTGCTGTTCATGGAATTAGCTAGTGCGGTTTAGTGAAAAATGGATGCTGTAAAAGATCTATTATTTATGTTTCATTCACAATATTAATTTTTACAAAATAATATGTATGTGCTTCCAGTAGCTTGGACCGATCCTGAAGTATTTTATTCATTACTATCGATAACATAAATGCTTATGCATTCTATGTAGAATTACTATTTTCGTGTATCTATCCTTTATGCAGAAAGGCCGTCTTTTTGTTCAAGAAATTATCAAATCCATGTTTATTTTATTCCAAAAGTGACAATATGGGTCGGCAAATAGAccatagataaatagaaagattcATACTCCTGTATCCGTTTCAAATGGCACTTCTTGTCCCAGCTCACATTTGCTTATTCACCTTCTTCAATTTAGTTGTCAAAATAAGTGCTTCGTTGATGCATTGTCTTTGCACATTCTCCTCCAAACTAATTCATACGGCATGGATATACGTACATACTCTCTCCGTCCACGCGTTTGGCATGCTATGTTCCATTTTTCTTCGTAAACTATCTCGCAGAAAGACGCAAGCAAAAACCCTTAATTAGATTGAGAAAATTTTGTGCATGCAATTTTATTAAATGCCACATTGAACTTTAGTGTCACGTCAACAACAGCGAGAGCATTAAAACGAGTGTATTGTTGGCCTAATTTGTGGTCTGAATGAAAAATATGGAATTGTAGAAACAATCACTAAGCTATTGGCTCGATGGTGTCAATGATGATGTCGTCGGATGCATTCTAGCCCTGAAAGACTCCGATTgaatcatgttgcatatgttgtgttGTGCCCTTAAGGCACTGGAACTGAACCGTTCTCTTTGTGTGATACAAcgtttttcctttctttctttctagcTGTTAAATGACGGTTGGTGTTGTGGATGATTCTAGTAAGTTTTCTTGGCTTCTATTGTGTGGTGAAGTGGGAAAGACGAGATCACAAGAGTAGATGGCCAATTTTTGGCGGGAAGGAAAACATACACCTTGTCAAACTTCCCAAGAGATAGAGATTAATTAATGCCAAACTTTACGTGGGTAAAAAagctagtacaactttgtactaactaaATCTTCTCGTTAGCGCTAGCATATATGTTTCTCCTTGAAAGAGTTTTTGGAAGCTAACCCCTAGCCACAAAAGCTTCCTCGTCTCGCCGCAGGCCAGGCTGTGGGCTTCCAAGATCTTGGGGAGGTGGTACTCAAGCACTAGCCTTTTGGTACTCTAGTTCGACTCCGACCCAACAAGTAGTAGCACTTTTGACACCTTCATGGCTGGAGCTTGTGTCTCTTGGATTTCACCCTTGGGATCTGTGGAGTTTTGTGTTTGCCTTCATCGTCTGGTCTGGCGTCGTCTTCTTCTTCGAGCCGTTAATCCTTCTGAATCAATGTCCCGGATTCTCTTGAAAGAGTTCGACGACTTCCTGctgcttacatgaataaaactcTCTTGTTCGGGTACCGGCGCGGAACTCCAGCGACAACAATTATCGGCACACTGTTGGCATGTGCAAGTTGTATAAGATGGAGGAAACTCCAAGGTCCAACATGTAATATGATTTCTTCTGGAGTTTTTCTTCTAATTCTAGTATATTTTAATATTGAGCCTCGGGTTCTCCAGAAAAGAACCACATATGCAGGGTCATAGAAACCTAGAAATATCCATGGACCAGGATGTAATTTTCATTTTTCTCAAAGATATTCTTGCAATGCTAAATCTATTTTAACATAGAGCCTCGGGCTCTTCTGAAAGAAAAAAACACTAAACATAGGTCGTTGAAACTTTGACCAAACGAACTACAAAAGCATGAGCCAACAGAGCCCATTAGAGGCATCAGGTTGAACATTCCCAAAGTGCAGCCAGCAAAGAACGTACGTAACGACACATCCACCATGACTGCAAGAACCAACGGAAAGATGTTCATTCGGCAGCACGGTGAAGGGCCTTCTGCGATGCTCGCCATCGGCACGGCGAACCCGACGAACCTCCTGCTACCCCAAGATGTTTTCGCCGACAACTTGTTCCGCGTGACCAAGAGCGAGCACCTCACTGAACTCAAAGAAAAGATGAACAGAATCTGTAAGCACACATGCATTCATTATCTATTGACAATAATTGTGCGTGTGTGTTTTTTTTGCATAACAGATTTGCTAATTCTCAGCCGCCTACCCTCACCTAGCGGTGGATATTTTTGACACGATAAAAATGTGAGGATGAATGTTCAAAAAATAATGTGAGGATGAGTTTGGAGTTTTCGTAATTCCAGGTCAGAAAACGGGCATCGGGAAGCGCCACTTCCACCTGACCGAGGAGACACTGGGCGCCCACCCGGAGTTCCTCGACAGGGAGCTGCCATCCCTCGACGCTCGCATAGAAATGGCCGCCACCGCCGTGCCGAAGCTCGCGCAGTCCGCCGCGGCCAAGGCCATCGCCGAGTGGGGCCGCCCGGCCACCGACATAACCCACCTTCTCTTCAGCACCTACTCCGCGTGGGAGGCCCCGAGCGCGGACCTCAAGCTGGCCACGCTCCTCGGCCTCCGCCCCACGGTCTGCCGCACCATCCTCAGCCTCCACGGCTGCTACGGCGGCGGCAGGGCGCTCCACCTCGCCAAGGAGCTGGCCGAGAACAACCGCGGCGCCCGCGTCCTCGTGGCCTGCGCCGAGACGACCCTCGTCTGCTTCGGCGGCCCCGACGGCGCCAACCTCGTGGGCCACGCCTTGTTCGGGGACGGCCCCTTCGGCGAAGGCGAGCGCCCGCTCTTCGAGATGGTCACCGCCATGCAGACAACGATCCCGAGGACCGAGCACGTGCTCGGCATGCAGGCCACCGCGGGCGGCATAGACTTCCACCTCGCCATCCAGGTGCCGATGCTCATCGGGCAGAACGTCGAGCGGTGCCTCCTCGACGCGTTCGGCGGAGACGGCGATGCTCCGGGCTCTTGGAACGAGCTCTTCTGGGCGGTGCACCCGGGTGGGCGTCCCATCCTGGATAACATAGACACGGTGCTCAAACTGGAGCCGGGTAAGTTGGCGGCCAGCCGGCATGTGCTCCGCGAGTACGGCAACATGAGTGGCGCCACCATCGTCTTCGTGCTCGACGAGCTGCGCCGGCGTCGCAAGGAGGAGGATGATGGTGGCCACCAGCTGCCGGAGTGGGGCGCCATGCTGGCCTTCGGGCCCGGAATCACCATTGAGACCATGGTGCTTCGCTCTCCACGCTGATCGATGTCGTCGGTCGAACTCAGGGAGAAATTTATGCTACTACTACAAAAGTACATATACTACCATATACGTACGTACTTATACTTTGTGTGTGCGTGTGTAAAAATGCATGGGTCAAGTCAAAGAACACAAACCACGTCCCATATATAGCACAGTGAAAATATATGAGTCGAGTGATTAAGTTACCTGGGTGCAATAAAATGAAGACCtccaaaaggagatgtatctatatAGGTTGTATGGCTAAGGAGATGTCAATATTAAGACCtccaaaaggagatgtatctatatATAGGTTGTATTGAATAAATATTGACCTCCAGATATGTGCCTGTGCGTTGTCAGTAATGTAAAAGGAGATGCCGGCCGCTACAAAATACTTCCTGAAATATATTCATGAGGCTGGACAAAAGTGTCATTTGTAGAAGAGCTCTTTTACGGTAGAATTGGCATGGCAATGCAGATCCTTGATCAGacactagctaggcatgatgattctgGGTTTTAACCAGATGAGCAACTTGGATCTGAGAGTTTTACAAGCCAATCTTATAAAATCGGAACTAGCTGAGCAACTTGGATATTCCAAAGTCTGAGTTTACGAGCTGATCTTATAAAATCGACAGGCAAGAGCATTTCAGGCAATAATGTAACACGATTAAGCAAGTCCTCAAACTGTATGTGCGAAACGGAAAATATATTGAATCTGCTCACCATTATGCGTTCATTAAGATGTAATGCAAGGTCCGTCAAGCTGGCTTCCAAGTGCCTCTCTAACCGTGCCCTACCCCTAATTAACCAGATCATTCACTATGATCAAACTGGCTTCATCAGGGGCCGAGGGATTGCAGAGAATTTTGTCCA
This window harbors:
- the LOC119358657 gene encoding bisdemethoxycurcumin synthase-like → MTARTNGKMFIRQHGEGPSAMLAIGTANPTNLLLPQDVFADNLFRVTKSEHLTELKEKMNRICQKTGIGKRHFHLTEETLGAHPEFLDRELPSLDARIEMAATAVPKLAQSAAAKAIAEWGRPATDITHLLFSTYSAWEAPSADLKLATLLGLRPTVCRTILSLHGCYGGGRALHLAKELAENNRGARVLVACAETTLVCFGGPDGANLVGHALFGDGPFGEGERPLFEMVTAMQTTIPRTEHVLGMQATAGGIDFHLAIQVPMLIGQNVERCLLDAFGGDGDAPGSWNELFWAVHPGGRPILDNIDTVLKLEPGKLAASRHVLREYGNMSGATIVFVLDELRRRRKEEDDGGHQLPEWGAMLAFGPGITIETMVLRSPR